ATCTCCACTAGCATTAGCTTGATCATAAGCTTCCTGAGATTGAGTCTGTTTTTCTTTAAATTTATCTTTAGCAGCATCAACTTCTTCTTTAGCTTTTTTAACTTTATTTTGAAACTCTAATAATTTTTTAGCTTCTTCCTCTTCCTGTTTTCTCTTCATCTCATCTTCAGCAACTTGTATGCTACGCTCTATTTCAGCAATATCAGTTTTTACACTTTCATTTTGAAGTTTTAATTCATTGATAAAATCACCATTTTTATATATCTCTATTACTGCTTTCAAAGTAGTCTCAAATGAGGCTGATCTCCTTACTGTACTATAGCTCAGATTTTGTAATAAAAACTCAATAGCGCCTTTTTCTTTTGCTTCTGTTATATCAGAATAACCTATAACCCATGCCACAAATGTGTTATACATATCTCTTCCTTCTACAAAAACCTTCAAAACTTTTTCTATTTCATAAAGTACTTTCTTTTTTGCAATTAATATACTTTTCTTATCAGCACCATTTCTCACTTTCGAGTCTAACTCATCATCAATTTTTTTGTATAGTAACAACGCATTCCAAAAGTCCATTCCAGCAACTACTACTAAATCTCTAGCGCTAGCTTTAATTATCTTATATTGACTTGAAGCTTTGTCACCAGATTCTTGAGCTAATTTTAATGCAGCTTTTCGCTCTTCTATTAATTGCTGAAAATCTTTATTCATCTTACGATTAATTTTATCTTTACCAGTTTTACTGCTTTCCGTAAACGCAGCATGCCTAGCCTTACCTTCATTTACTAAAGCTTTTTTCAATTGTTCAGATAAACTAATGATTTCTCTAGTTTGAGCACCAGCATTAGTTACAGCATTAAATTTTTCTAAATTAGATGAAAATCGATGATCTTGAGCATTATTCCATGCTTGCTTAGCTGAAGATTCAAGTAACTTTACCTTTTCTTGTAATACATCAGGATTCTGATAACGTAATTCCTCTTTTTGGATACATTTAGACTGTACATATGCATAACAAAATCGTTGATCGTAAGTACAACACCTCTTCTTATTATTCTGCCTAACACAGCAATTCTTTTCAGCATAAGCCATTGATGGCAGTGCAATAACTAGCAACAATATACTATAAATTGCTTCTTTAAAAGCTTTAAAAACTGAATGATTGTTAATTACTATCCTAAAGTTATATAGCAAATGCTTTATCATTTCATTAATACTTATACCATATTATTTAAGAGAGCCACTTCTCATAGATTGCCCACCACCTCCTCCACCTTTCATAGCTGAACTCGCTTTTCCTCCTCCCTTTTTTGCTAAAAAGCCTAAAGTATCATGCATTTGCTTAGGATTAACAGTCATACCAGAAAGATTTATTCCGCTTACTAACGATGATACAAACTGTGACAGTGAATCACTAAGGTGATAAATCAAATATAAAGTTAAACAAGCAACTAGTAACGCCATTATTAAATCTTTAACTAATTGAAAAATAGAGCGAGTAGTTTTAAAAAATAATCCCTGAGCTACTTCTACTGCATTACTAAACTGATGATTTTCTGAATCATCTTCTGATCCTACGTTGTCCACTGAGATAACATCCTTAGCTACAGTTTTAGCAGTATTAATCACTGCAAATAGAGGATTATTTAACATCCATCCTAAACTTTTTTTGCATCTAGCAATTTTTTGGTCAGCATCACCATCATATAAATTTTTATCATTAACATTAATAAAAAACATTTTTCTCATTCTTGAAACATTGCCACTACTATCTTTTACAAGTCTATAATCATATGCACAATCAGTATAAAAGCCATATTCATAAACGTGAAACATCATCGTCATAAAAACAATAACAACCATAGGCTGTAGTACAAATGATATTACTAATTTTAACCAACTATGAAAATAACTTTTAGTATATTCAAAAAGCACCATAGGTACAAATATAGGAGCTAATAACCCTAAGATTAATATTCCAATAATACATACTATATATGCATTAACCATGTATGCTGCTATTGATATTACAAGCAATGGATAAAACAAAACTAGCCCCAATAAAGTCATATTACCACTCCATAAAGCAGGCACTAACAAATAATAATATGGAGGTATGGAATTACCTAAAGGATCTCCACCACTACCCTTTACAGCTTGAATTTTTTGCCTAACATAATCTTTAATAGCATTTATTCCTAAATAATGTGTTAGCCTACAATCAATAGAATCCCATAATGCCAAAAGCTGTCTAGCATCAGCTCCGTGTTTACTAGAATCATAATCACTAGGCTGAAAATTGCATAAACCAGATACTTTTTTACCTTCTTCATTACTAGATTTTGTCATTACCCAAGCTGCTACTTCTGCCATTACATCTCCGCGTAGCAACTCCATACCCCAACTTTGTACTCCATTAATTAATTTTTTATCATCACCAGTACTAATTCCAATCGAAAAATATGTTACTAACACTATCTTTAAAACAGCATTAATAACATCTTTACGACTTATTTCATTTGGCGATAACAAAATATTGTATCCCCAAAAAATGATATATAAACACATAAAAGCAGTAACTGCCCTGCGCATGTGACGGCTAAATTTACTAATCATATTAACATCACTAGCATTTGTTATAACCTCATCACCTTTAGCATTTAGCTTGCATACAGTTGATTCTCCAAGAACTTTACGAGCCATCTGTACAAAACACTTAATTATAGGACCAGTAATAGGTAGCAGAGTTTTAGAATTTTCTACTGCATCTGCATAACACCCGCTCATATTTCCACATTCAACTAATCTGTTTTTATCAGACAATTCTTTTGATTCTTTATTACCATTTCCAGTATGGCATACTGGCTTTGATATCTCTGATACACTAGAAGAGTTATTTAAAAAATTACTATATATAGATCTACTACAAGGCTCACTAATATACTTACACCCTACATTTAAATATCCACCCAATAAAGTCCATGCAGCAACACAAATTTTATCTTTATCTCGTACTACCTTATATGGTATGTAAGGAGACCCAGCAAGATTAATATCCACAAAGTGATCATAATGTCCTACTTCTTTATCCTTATATACTTCAAAGATATCTTGAGCCTTAATATGCCATGCTCTTGCAACAGCATCCCAAACGTTATCACCAGAGGCAATAGCAACAGCAGCATTGACTACAGTCCCACCTATAGCAGTTGCTGCAGCTACCATTAACTTAACATTATTACATAAAGCAAAGCTAATTCGGGGATCAGCAGGATCAGCGCGATTTTTTTTAAGACATTGTCCTCCAGGAAATTGTTCGCCAAATAATTCTGCATTAGTCATATTTAACTTTAACACCATTGGAAGATAGGTGCCTATTCCTAAGATAGATGATGTTGCTAAACTAAAAAATGGAGCAGGAGTACAAGTATGAGAAAATTCATCTTTAAACAATAAATTGTTAACTCCTCTAGTTTCGCAAGTTATATTTGATAATGTATCTACAACTTTCTTAACTCCATCTTTAATATCGTCAGCTACATCCTTTACTTCATCAGGTATAATATCACCCACGTTAATCATATCAATTGCGGGAATAGCCTTAATAGCTTCAATTTGTAGTGCAAATACTGATACTAATATAACTATTTTAGCTAATTGATACAACCACTGCATTATTTTGCTGTTTCCAAGTGCTTATAAAATTTAGGCAACCACTTTCTAGAATCATCTCCATATTCGCTTCTTAACTGATCTAATAATATTACAGTTTCAACTCGGCCTGAGAGTACTCCTATAATATTATTCATGCCCGCTAAATTTAATTTAGCTACTACAGAACCAATTCCTTGTTTTATTAGAAAATACCGTGAACCAGGATCTGTGGATTTAATAATAGAAAATTCCCTTTCACTCAACATAAAAGCAGTTCTATAGATATCGGTTGCTTTTAAATTTGGTAGAAAAATCTGAGTAGCAGTTTGCTGAATCAGAGTATCACTAATTGAACTCTTTGAAGCATCTTCCACACTCTGAGTAGCAAATATAACAAAAGTATTTAACTTACGCAATACCTTCAACCAATCTTTAATCTTAGGAGCAAAAACAGGATTATCAATCAAAGCCCATGCCTCATCTAATACTATCATAGTTGGTGAACCATCCAACGATAAATTGATACGGTGAAACAAATATAATAATACTGGAGCTAAGCTAACAGGATCTTTTAATAACTCCCCCATCTCAAAACCAAAAACTCTACCACTTTGCAAATCCATATTATCATGAATATTATCAAATATTCCAGCTTTAGCACCTGTGCCATGCCACATTGCAATCCTTCCAGCTAGAGTATCAGGACCTCCAATTCCTAAAAATGCTACTATATTACTTAAGTAACGATCAGATGGATTAAGCTTATAATTCCCTTCCACAGCTAACGTAATATAATGCATATCGTCAGCGCTAATAGATTCACCATTTGAAGTAACTAACGTTTTTATCCATTCTACTAAAAAATTACGATTTTCATTAGTATCAGGCAATTGTAAAGGATTAAAATTACATTGTTGAAACGGATTAATCACAGTATACTTTCCATCTAGAGCTCTGATAAAAATCTCTGCACCTCTATCTTTATCAAAAAAGAAAGTTCGAGGATAAAATTTTTGAGCTTGAGCGCATAAAAAATTCATTAACACTGTTTTCCCTGCTCCAGTAGGCCCAATTAATAAAGTATGTCCAACATCACGTACGTGAAAGTTAAAGTAAAACGGAGTACCAGAGCTTGTATCCAATACTGTAACGCTATCTCCCCAATGATTTCCTTTAGCTTTTCCTGGCAAGTAATTATGCATAGATGCAAACCCTGCAAGATTCAAAGTATTAATTACTGATTTTCTTACAGCATATTCTATATTCCCTGGTAATTGCGCCCAATAAGCAGCTTCTAAATTCACTTTCTCACGTACTGGCTGCATACCAGTGTTTGCAATTTCAACTGAAGCAATAGAAAGTGCGTTTTCCAAGGCTTTTAAACTATCAGCTATACATAATACTGTTAAATGATGTTCGCCAAAACCAATTTCACCACTGGTTGCCATATCTAATGCTTGAGAAATCTCAGCAATCTGTGATACTGCTTTATCTTCAGTTTGAATCATTCTATTTTGTTGCAATTGCATTTTATTAATTGCAGCTGTACGACTAGAAAACTGAAAACTTTGGCTAATAATAAGCTCAAAAGGAAGTTGCAAAAATGAATCTAATACTCCAGCTGAAGTTTTTGGTCCATATTCTTGAATGCTAACTATACCAGCATATCTACGCTGCCCTGCCCCTCTAGCTTCAATTGAACGATCTCCAAAAAATAACCTATGTGTAGGTATATAACTATCTATTGATCCTCTAGGTAAAAGTACAGGCATAGAACTGCCGCAATTAACTATAGTAGCTAAAAATTCCAATATCTCACAAAAAACTCCATTAGGTTCATTTTTAACCTTTAATATTTGTGCATCATAATCGCTAAATGTAGTCACTACTCTTGATACCATCTCATCAAGGTTAGCATACATTTCATTCATACTTTGCATCCATGCATTTTTATCAGACTTTTGCAATAACTTATTGTAAAAATACTTTAAAATTTCCCCACCTTCAACATCAGGTTTATATAAAATAGTGATATAAATATCATTTATAAAAGACTGAAAATCAGAATATTTTTTTTTCCATTCATTATCAACATAAGTAACAAAATCTTTTGCCATACCTACAGTAGGATCAACATCACCTTCATCCATAGCTGAAGCTAGCTGCTTTCGACGTCTAATTATGTGAAAATATAAATTTAGGCTACCTGAAGCCATACCTTTAAATAAAAGATTTCGAAGCCTTTTTCTAATGTCTAAATCTTGATCATCTGCTGTTTCAAAAGCAAAACCGCTAATTTTAATAACCTTAATTAGCTCATTTTTTTTTGTAATAATAGTAGATTTATTCCAATGATAAGCATATGGAATAAATTTAGCAACATGAACCTCTCTCTTAGAATAGTACTCCCTTGCTACTTTAGTCTTAAAAAATTTCATTATTTAAATACTATATACCATATGAATTAGCACCATAATAAAGTCTATTAGGACATTTATTAAACTTTTGAGCTCTCATTAAGTAAATTTCCATAAAACGTGGTTCCTTAAAACAGAGCAAATACCCTACCCCATGTACTACTAATGATACCGGAACAACATAAAAATTTGATGCTACAGTAAGATACATAGTTGAAAGCATAATATTTAACAATGCATATGAAAGACTTACTCCAAATATCATTGGAGGCCTAGTTAACCCTAAAAACAAAGGATCAGCTTCTAATTTTCCTAACATATAATTTCCTTCTTTCAGTAAATTTAGTATAATTAAATAGTTAATAATACATAGATAACATAGACAAAACTTAATTTAACGTCTACTTAAACAGATATATAACAAACAATTACTCAAAATACTTCAAATGCTACAATAATTAAAAGCTGAAATTGAACTAAAAATCAAATACCCATACTACTTCACAAAAAATTTTTCATAATTATGATGCGATATTATCTCATCATCAATATATAGCACCAGTATCTAATCTGTGTCTTATATCAAACTCATGTTTATATTACTATCTCTCATTTTACAGAAAGTCTAAAGTTATTAATAGAAATTGTATGGATCAATATCTATTTTCACGCTAACTCTTTTAGAGTGAAATGACAAAATATTCCAGTTTTTGATGTAGCTGCGAATATCTAGTTTTTTCTCAAAAATCAGTAATATTCTAAAACGATATTTATTTTTCAATTTGTATAATAACGCAGGAGCTGGGCCTAATATTCTCAAACTGGAACATGGCTTAGCAGTTCTAACAATGTTTTTTGCTACCTCTTGAGCATTCTGTTCCAAAGTAGATATAACACTAATAGCAACAAATTTAGTTGCTGGAGGCATATTATTACTAATTCGTAAATTCATTTCATAGTTAATAAAATCATCATCTTTGTAATTAATAAGATATTTTAATAGTGAACTATCAGGATAATAAGTTTGTATATAAACATGTCCTTTATCTTCTTCTCTGCCAGCTCTCCCTGCTACTTGATTAAGGAGCTGGTATGTCTTTTCATTAGCTCTTAAATCACCACCATATCCTAGGTCAGCATCAATTATTCCAACTAGTTTTAGATTTGGAAAATGGTATCCTTTTGTAAGCATTTGCGTGCCAATTATAATATCTACTTCATTATTAATAATTTGCTGTAAAATTTCAGTACTATCATCAAGAGTACTAGTAGTATCTCTGCTAACAATTGCTGTTTTATATTTAGGAAAATATACTTTAACTTCCTCAGCAATTCTTTCAATTCCAGGTCCATAAGCTGATAATGTTTCTTCGTTACATTCAGGACAAAATTGAGCAAATGTTTTAAAACCACCACAATGATGACATTGCAATTTATTTTTTGACTTATGAAAAACCAAGCATGAAGAACATGATGAACACGTAAAGCGAAAACCACAATTACGACATAGTATTATGGGAGCATACCCTTTACGGTTTAAAAATAACAATATTTGTTTATTCAGTTTTAAAGTTTGCTCCATAGCATTTTTCAAGCTACTAGATAACCACATTCCATTTGGTAAATGTTCCTTCTTCATATCAATAATATTGATATTAGGCAGAGTGGAACTGCCAAATCTACTTTTAAGCTTAACAAAACTGTATTTCTTATTATACGTATTATATATACTCTCAAGAGATGGAGTTGCTGAAGCTAAAATTACTGGTATATTAGCAATATGCCCTCTCATCACCGCCATATCTCTAGCATTATACAGTATATTATTTTCTTGTTTGTATGATTGATCATGTTCTTCATCTACTATAATTAATCCAAGCGATGAGTATGGTAAAAATATGCTACTACGTGTACCAATAACTACTTTTATTTCATTAGTTAATATTCCTCGGAGTGTTTTTTTCTTTAAAGATTTACTAACAGATGAATTCCATATAACTGCATTAAATTTAAATCTACTAGCAAATCTAAATGCTATATGATTAGCAAGATTAATTTCCGGCATTAGTAGAAGTACCTGTAATCCCTGTCTCAATGCCTCAGCAATCAAATGGAAATATACCTCTGTTTTACCTGACCCTGTAATACCTTGCAGTAAGGTTGCGCCTGTAGTTTTTCTAATAGCATCAAATGCTAACTGCTGTTCTGGCGACAGATCTAGCAACTGAAATAAATTATGATTAACCTCTTGCGACTCGGCAACATATGGTTTCTCATTTAATTCAATAGGTAAAGTCATTTTTGCTACAGTTCCTAAATCTGCTATATAGTACCTTGCTACAATATCAATAAACTTTAAGTTTATTGGCTTAATAGAATATCCTTGAAATTGCTTTGCTATAATTTCCTTAATGTTTTTGTGTTGTGGAATAATATTAACTTCCCATACAATACCAGTAATTTGCTTGTTTCTAAAA
This genomic interval from Orientia tsutsugamushi contains the following:
- a CDS encoding type IV secretion system protein yields the protein MQWLYQLAKIVILVSVFALQIEAIKAIPAIDMINVGDIIPDEVKDVADDIKDGVKKVVDTLSNITCETRGVNNLLFKDEFSHTCTPAPFFSLATSSILGIGTYLPMVLKLNMTNAELFGEQFPGGQCLKKNRADPADPRISFALCNNVKLMVAAATAIGGTVVNAAVAIASGDNVWDAVARAWHIKAQDIFEVYKDKEVGHYDHFVDINLAGSPYIPYKVVRDKDKICVAAWTLLGGYLNVGCKYISEPCSRSIYSNFLNNSSSVSEISKPVCHTGNGNKESKELSDKNRLVECGNMSGCYADAVENSKTLLPITGPIIKCFVQMARKVLGESTVCKLNAKGDEVITNASDVNMISKFSRHMRRAVTAFMCLYIIFWGYNILLSPNEISRKDVINAVLKIVLVTYFSIGISTGDDKKLINGVQSWGMELLRGDVMAEVAAWVMTKSSNEEGKKVSGLCNFQPSDYDSSKHGADARQLLALWDSIDCRLTHYLGINAIKDYVRQKIQAVKGSGGDPLGNSIPPYYYLLVPALWSGNMTLLGLVLFYPLLVISIAAYMVNAYIVCIIGILILGLLAPIFVPMVLFEYTKSYFHSWLKLVISFVLQPMVVIVFMTMMFHVYEYGFYTDCAYDYRLVKDSSGNVSRMRKMFFINVNDKNLYDGDADQKIARCKKSLGWMLNNPLFAVINTAKTVAKDVISVDNVGSEDDSENHQFSNAVEVAQGLFFKTTRSIFQLVKDLIMALLVACLTLYLIYHLSDSLSQFVSSLVSGINLSGMTVNPKQMHDTLGFLAKKGGGKASSAMKGGGGGGQSMRSGSLK
- a CDS encoding VirB4 family type IV secretion/conjugal transfer ATPase: MKFFKTKVAREYYSKREVHVAKFIPYAYHWNKSTIITKKNELIKVIKISGFAFETADDQDLDIRKRLRNLLFKGMASGSLNLYFHIIRRRKQLASAMDEGDVDPTVGMAKDFVTYVDNEWKKKYSDFQSFINDIYITILYKPDVEGGEILKYFYNKLLQKSDKNAWMQSMNEMYANLDEMVSRVVTTFSDYDAQILKVKNEPNGVFCEILEFLATIVNCGSSMPVLLPRGSIDSYIPTHRLFFGDRSIEARGAGQRRYAGIVSIQEYGPKTSAGVLDSFLQLPFELIISQSFQFSSRTAAINKMQLQQNRMIQTEDKAVSQIAEISQALDMATSGEIGFGEHHLTVLCIADSLKALENALSIASVEIANTGMQPVREKVNLEAAYWAQLPGNIEYAVRKSVINTLNLAGFASMHNYLPGKAKGNHWGDSVTVLDTSSGTPFYFNFHVRDVGHTLLIGPTGAGKTVLMNFLCAQAQKFYPRTFFFDKDRGAEIFIRALDGKYTVINPFQQCNFNPLQLPDTNENRNFLVEWIKTLVTSNGESISADDMHYITLAVEGNYKLNPSDRYLSNIVAFLGIGGPDTLAGRIAMWHGTGAKAGIFDNIHDNMDLQSGRVFGFEMGELLKDPVSLAPVLLYLFHRINLSLDGSPTMIVLDEAWALIDNPVFAPKIKDWLKVLRKLNTFVIFATQSVEDASKSSISDTLIQQTATQIFLPNLKATDIYRTAFMLSEREFSIIKSTDPGSRYFLIKQGIGSVVAKLNLAGMNNIIGVLSGRVETVILLDQLRSEYGDDSRKWLPKFYKHLETAK
- a CDS encoding type IV secretion system protein VirB3, coding for MLGKLEADPLFLGLTRPPMIFGVSLSYALLNIMLSTMYLTVASNFYVVPVSLVVHGVGYLLCFKEPRFMEIYLMRAQKFNKCPNRLYYGANSYGI
- a CDS encoding primosomal protein N' encodes the protein MFIRVLLPKLRLFPLEYKSTTHLLSIGDLVVVPFRNKQITGIVWEVNIIPQHKNIKEIIAKQFQGYSIKPINLKFIDIVARYYIADLGTVAKMTLPIELNEKPYVAESQEVNHNLFQLLDLSPEQQLAFDAIRKTTGATLLQGITGSGKTEVYFHLIAEALRQGLQVLLLMPEINLANHIAFRFASRFKFNAVIWNSSVSKSLKKKTLRGILTNEIKVVIGTRSSIFLPYSSLGLIIVDEEHDQSYKQENNILYNARDMAVMRGHIANIPVILASATPSLESIYNTYNKKYSFVKLKSRFGSSTLPNINIIDMKKEHLPNGMWLSSSLKNAMEQTLKLNKQILLFLNRKGYAPIILCRNCGFRFTCSSCSSCLVFHKSKNKLQCHHCGGFKTFAQFCPECNEETLSAYGPGIERIAEEVKVYFPKYKTAIVSRDTTSTLDDSTEILQQIINNEVDIIIGTQMLTKGYHFPNLKLVGIIDADLGYGGDLRANEKTYQLLNQVAGRAGREEDKGHVYIQTYYPDSSLLKYLINYKDDDFINYEMNLRISNNMPPATKFVAISVISTLEQNAQEVAKNIVRTAKPCSSLRILGPAPALLYKLKNKYRFRILLIFEKKLDIRSYIKNWNILSFHSKRVSVKIDIDPYNFY